In the Methanofastidiosum sp. genome, TATTCAAACCTTACCAGGTAAACGAAAAATTAGTTTCACAGGCTCAAGACGACTGTATAGTTATGCACTGCTTACCTGCGCACAGGGGAGAAGAAATAACTGACGAAGTAGTAGATGGCCCACATTCAGTCGTACTTGACCAAGCCGAGAACAGAAACCACGCACAAAAAGCCGTAATGGCACTTTTAATGTAATAGATTATTAATCTATTATTCTTTTTTTATATTAATTTTTTAGTTACACTTTCTATTATTCTAACTTAATAGCATTAAATACCTAGAAAAATATATAAACTCCTACAAGAAAAACTGTAAAAGGGATACTCATGAGGATTTCTAAATTATATGGGCTCGAATTGTATAATACAAAAGGCGAGTACATAGGCATAATTAATGATATTATTCTTGAAGTAAAAGAAGGAGTTGTCTTTGGACTAGCAGTTGGGCAAGAAAAAGGCATAGACAATATTGCAGTCGGATTCAAGGATGTTTCTGCTATCGGGGACATCGTTATTGTAAGGGCTAAGAAAGAAGATTCAGTAAAGCTTGGAATGTAAAAGGGTGTTCAAAATGACGGGCAAAATAGAGAAATATCTTTTAGATAAATTGCAAAAGGAAAAACTTCATTTTTCTTTAGTTGACCCAGATAGCTTCTCTATAGAAGAAGCAAAAAGCGCAGCTGCTATTTCCGAGGAGGCTGGAAGCGACGCGATATTAATAGGTGGTTCTACACATACTTTGGGCAATTATCTTGATATTTTGATAGAATCAATTAAAGCCAGTACAAAACTCCCTGTGATTATATTCCCCGGAGGTGTAGCCCAAGTATCACCCAAGGCAGATGCAATCCTTTTCATGTCTTATATGAATTCAAGAAATCCTTATTTTATTACAAAATCTCAAGCTCTCGGAAGTTTCCTAGTAAAAAAAACTGGAATCGAACCTATACCCACAGGTTACCTAGTAGTTGAACCAGGTGAAACTGTAGGGTGGATGGGAGAAGCTGATCTTATTCCTAGAAAAAAACCCCAAATAGCTGCTGCTTATTCACTAGCCGCACAGTATCTTGGGATGAGATTTGTTTATCTTGAAGCGGGATCAGGCGCTCCTGAAACAGTTACTCCTGAAATGGTGGGACTTGTAAAAAAGGTCATTGATATACCTTTAATTGTAGGGGGTGGAATAAGATCTCCAGAATCAGCAAAGAAACTTGCTATGGCGGGAGCAGACATATTCGTAACTGGAACTATTATTGAAAAAGAAAAAGAAAAACTTTTTGACATAATAAAAGCCATAAAAAGTTAAAGTGGGCGGATTATAGCCCATCTTTTGTAATATTGGCATTGAACTAAGCGACCTACCACAAACCTCAGACCAGGTTTCATCGGTTTTAGTTTGGCCTTGCACCATGTGGGAAGGTATTCCACCGTTTCCTATGCCTTCTCAGTAGTTTTGGAATTTGTTGCCAAATTCCGTCTACATCATTTTCATCAGACAAAGGCCGTTTTTTTCTGTTCCTTTACCTTGGATTTCTCCAAGCATCTTTCGATGCCACATCCTGATCAGGTGGATGGAGCTTCCTCCCCTAAGGGAAGCCAATATTCCGCCCACACAATAACTTAATAACGTTGAAGATATAAATTTATTCATGAATATTCTGATGATTGGTGAATATCCTCCAAAAATTGGAGGTATTTCTACCCACATATCTCAACTAAAAAAAGAATTAAATAAACTAGACCAAGATGTTTTTGTTTTAACTTATTCAAATTGCTTAGAAGAAAAAGTATATTCTACAAGATTACCTAAGAAGTTTAGGGGATTTTTTTTTATTATATTTGGTTTCTTCAAAGGCATCAGAATTATTAGAAAAAATAAAATTGATTTAATACATGCGCATTTTGCCACAACTCCCGGACTACTAGGCCTTTTTTTGTCTGTTGTTACAAGGAGAAAAAGAATTTTAACAGTTCATGGTAGTGATATCAATGTTTACTTAAATCGAAGGATTATGGGCCAAGTGGTAAGATTATTATTATCCAAGTATCTCGTTATTATTGCTGTATCTCCTGATTTAGCTGAAAAAATTACACATTTTTCTAAGGGAGATGTAATTTCTATTCCCAACGGAGTTGACAATTTGAGATTTTTTTCTAATGTTTCTGAAAAAAAAGGGATAGGATTTATTGGGGCTTTGGTGAATGAGAAAAATCCTAGAGAATTTGTTGAGCTAATCAGAGAACTTCGGCAAAAAAGAATTGTTGAACCAGCATATATCATTGGCGATGGGTATCTAAGAAAAGAACTAGAAGAAATTTCCAATGGACTAAATATTAATTATTTAGGGGAAATAGTAAATACAGAAAAATACTTGAATAAATTTAAAGTAGTTGTTTCAACTTCAAAAACTGAAGGATTTGGACTTTCTATTCTAGAGTCTATGGCATGTGGCGTTCCTGTAGTTTCACTTGTAAGTCCGGGCTCTGAATATCTATTAGGTGATTTGAATTTGGTAGTCCAAGATAAGAATCAATTAGCAGAATTAGTAGCAAAAATAATATTAAATCCAGAAATTAGACTTGAACTTTCCAACAAGGTACTAGAAAAATCTAAGTTATTTTCTTGGAAAAAGTGTGCTGAAGAGACCTTGGTCGTCTATAAAAAATTTATTTAAATAATGGGATGTAAGGATTTATTTTTATTAAAATAAGAAATGAAAAACCTATTCCTAGTGCATATGCCAATATATCGTGGGCAATAAGCCAACTATAATCTTTTTCAAAAAGGTATATTGTCACGACTAGTCTTAATATATTCAAAAATAATAGGCTTATAAGAAATAAAGATAGATATACTATTTTTTTAGTTAATGTTAGTGAGGAAAGTACAAATAAAGATGTGAATATGGCACCTGAAGCTAATCCAATACACCTTTTAGAGATCTCATAATTTCCAACAGCTACAAATTTCTCAGATATAATAAGTGGCTTTTGTATGTCTAAAAGTGCTATCCCTTCCTTAACAGCTTCCGCTGTGAATATCCTAATTGGGGTATAATCGCTTATAACATAAAGAAATATGGAAACTATTGTTCCCTTAATAAAAAATAATAACTTAACATAATTGCCCTCTCCATATTTCTCAATTATCTTATCTTTTATCATTTATTTTTCAATAATAGAGACAGTTTTAAGTTTTTCCTTATTAATTTTGTAGATTTCGTAACATTCAGGGATAATTTTATATATTAATTTACTTTTAATTATATAAACAACGGAGGAGTTTTATTGGGAGAGTCGCTAGTAATATCATCAGGAAAGGGTGGTGTGGGCAAAACTACTATTTCTGCTAATTTAGGCATTGCTCTTTCTGAAGTTGGACTCAATGTTCTAATTTTTGACGCAGATATAACTATGGCTAATCTTGAACTCATATTTGGGATGGAGGGATTACCAAAGACAATACAGGATGTATTGGAAGATAAGGCAAGGCCCCAAGATATAATTTATGAGGGCCCAGGTGGGGTAAAAGTCGTCCCAGCAGGTCTTTCGTTAAGAAGATTAAAAAAATCCGATCCTGATAAAATTAATGAAATATTTAAATTCTTTGTTGACAAAGTTGATTTGTTAATAATT is a window encoding:
- a CDS encoding PRC-barrel domain-containing protein encodes the protein MRISKLYGLELYNTKGEYIGIINDIILEVKEGVVFGLAVGQEKGIDNIAVGFKDVSAIGDIVIVRAKKEDSVKLGM
- a CDS encoding geranylgeranylglyceryl/heptaprenylglyceryl phosphate synthase; amino-acid sequence: MTGKIEKYLLDKLQKEKLHFSLVDPDSFSIEEAKSAAAISEEAGSDAILIGGSTHTLGNYLDILIESIKASTKLPVIIFPGGVAQVSPKADAILFMSYMNSRNPYFITKSQALGSFLVKKTGIEPIPTGYLVVEPGETVGWMGEADLIPRKKPQIAAAYSLAAQYLGMRFVYLEAGSGAPETVTPEMVGLVKKVIDIPLIVGGGIRSPESAKKLAMAGADIFVTGTIIEKEKEKLFDIIKAIKS
- a CDS encoding glycosyltransferase family 4 protein, encoding MNILMIGEYPPKIGGISTHISQLKKELNKLDQDVFVLTYSNCLEEKVYSTRLPKKFRGFFFIIFGFFKGIRIIRKNKIDLIHAHFATTPGLLGLFLSVVTRRKRILTVHGSDINVYLNRRIMGQVVRLLLSKYLVIIAVSPDLAEKITHFSKGDVISIPNGVDNLRFFSNVSEKKGIGFIGALVNEKNPREFVELIRELRQKRIVEPAYIIGDGYLRKELEEISNGLNINYLGEIVNTEKYLNKFKVVVSTSKTEGFGLSILESMACGVPVVSLVSPGSEYLLGDLNLVVQDKNQLAELVAKIILNPEIRLELSNKVLEKSKLFSWKKCAEETLVVYKKFI